One genomic segment of Amycolatopsis granulosa includes these proteins:
- a CDS encoding ArnT family glycosyltransferase, with translation MTALAERDSAPSTPEPADPRPSRPVWVRAAPAGLLIATAVLYLWGLGASGWANAFYSAAAQAGGASWRAWFFGASDAAGSITVDKTPAALWVMGLSVRLFGLGSWSVLVPQALMGVGSVGALFATVRRVSGAGAGLIAGGVLALTPVAALMFRFNNPDALLVLLLIAGAYCTVRAIETASPRWLALAGAAGFGFLAKMLQAFLVLPAFALAYLVAAPTSPGRRLLHLLGALGALVVSAGWYLAVVELWPASARPYVGGSQTNSILELTLGYNGFGRITGDEVGSLGGAQSGGSWARLLGGEMAGGIAWLLPAAVIAIGALAWLTWRAPRTDRTRAATVLWGGWLVVSGGVFSLMSGIIHPYYTVALAPAVAALVGTAAVRLWRARAHPIAAGLLSGGVALSALTAYLVLTGDPEWLPWLKYVVLLLGLAAAVLVLVSDRLPRAGARGVAVLALVAALAGSGAYALATAATPHTGALPSAGPVGGGFGGRGGARGGMPGGTGSLLGTTTPGAEVTALLQAGTGNYTWVAATVGSSPAAAYQLASGYPVMAVGGFNGTDPAPTLEQFQQDVAAGRIHYFIGEPTPIRSTGGSDTAERIAQWVAAGHPATTVDGVTVYDLTAKSS, from the coding sequence ATGACGGCCCTCGCCGAGCGTGACTCCGCGCCTTCGACCCCCGAACCCGCCGATCCGCGCCCGTCCCGGCCGGTGTGGGTGCGCGCGGCGCCGGCCGGGCTGCTGATCGCCACCGCGGTGCTCTACCTGTGGGGGCTGGGTGCGTCCGGCTGGGCCAACGCGTTCTACTCGGCCGCCGCGCAGGCCGGTGGCGCCAGCTGGAGGGCGTGGTTCTTCGGCGCCAGCGACGCCGCCGGCTCGATCACGGTCGACAAGACGCCCGCGGCGCTGTGGGTGATGGGCCTGTCGGTGCGGTTGTTCGGGCTCGGCTCGTGGAGCGTCCTGGTGCCGCAGGCGCTGATGGGTGTCGGCTCGGTGGGTGCGCTGTTCGCGACCGTCCGGCGCGTGTCCGGCGCGGGCGCCGGGCTGATCGCGGGCGGCGTGCTCGCGCTGACACCGGTGGCCGCGCTGATGTTCCGGTTCAACAACCCGGACGCGTTGCTGGTCCTGCTGCTCATAGCCGGCGCGTACTGCACGGTGCGCGCGATCGAGACGGCGAGCCCGCGGTGGCTGGCCCTGGCCGGTGCCGCCGGATTCGGGTTCCTGGCCAAGATGCTGCAGGCGTTCCTGGTGCTGCCGGCGTTCGCGCTCGCCTACCTGGTCGCCGCGCCCACCTCACCCGGCCGGCGCCTGCTGCACCTGCTCGGTGCCCTGGGCGCCCTCGTCGTCTCCGCCGGGTGGTACCTCGCGGTGGTCGAGCTGTGGCCGGCGTCCGCCCGGCCGTACGTGGGCGGGTCGCAGACCAACAGCATCCTCGAACTGACCCTCGGCTACAACGGGTTCGGCCGGATCACCGGGGACGAGGTCGGCAGCCTCGGCGGCGCCCAGAGCGGCGGCAGCTGGGCGCGGCTGCTCGGCGGTGAGATGGCCGGCGGGATCGCCTGGCTGCTGCCGGCCGCCGTGATCGCGATCGGCGCGCTGGCCTGGCTGACCTGGCGCGCGCCGCGGACCGACCGCACCCGCGCCGCGACCGTCCTGTGGGGCGGCTGGCTCGTCGTGAGCGGCGGCGTGTTCAGCCTCATGAGCGGGATCATCCACCCCTACTACACGGTCGCGCTGGCCCCCGCGGTCGCGGCGCTGGTGGGCACCGCGGCGGTCCGGTTGTGGCGGGCGCGGGCACACCCGATCGCGGCCGGGCTGCTCTCCGGTGGCGTCGCACTCAGCGCGCTGACCGCGTACCTGGTGCTGACGGGTGACCCGGAGTGGTTGCCGTGGCTGAAGTACGTGGTGTTGCTGCTCGGGCTCGCCGCCGCAGTGCTGGTGCTGGTGTCCGACCGGCTGCCACGGGCCGGTGCCCGCGGGGTGGCGGTGCTGGCCCTGGTCGCCGCGCTCGCCGGGTCCGGCGCCTACGCCCTGGCGACGGCGGCCACCCCGCACACCGGTGCCCTCCCCTCGGCCGGACCGGTCGGCGGCGGGTTCGGCGGCCGGGGCGGGGCCCGTGGCGGGATGCCGGGCGGGACCGGCAGCCTGCTCGGCACCACCACGCCCGGCGCGGAGGTCACCGCGCTGCTCCAGGCCGGCACCGGGAACTACACCTGGGTCGCGGCGACCGTCGGGTCCAGCCCCGCCGCGGCGTACCAGCTCGCGTCCGGCTACCCGGTGATGGCGGTCGGCGGTTTCAACGGCACCGACCCGGCACCGACGCTGGAGCAGTTCCAGCAGGACGTGGCCGCCGGGCGCATCCACTACTTCATCGGCGAGCCCACGCCGATCCGCAGCACCGGCGGCAGCGACACCGCGGAACGGATCGCGCAGTGGGTCGCCGCCGGCCACCCGGCGACCACAGTGGACGGTGTGACGGTGTACGACCTGACGGCAAAGTCGTCGTAG
- a CDS encoding carbohydrate ABC transporter permease: MTALGLRSRRGGSRLFVYATLVAFVLGSLFPFYWSFLVASRDTGMLSDHLPPVLPGGNFWSNASRVFDSVPFWKALGNSVIVSGTVTVTTVLFSALAGFAFAKMRFRGSNGLFAFIVVTLAVPTQLGVIPLFIMMSELGWAGHVQAVIVPNLVTAFGVFWMRQYIVDAVPYELIEAARVDGCSVFGTFVHVCLPAIRPAAAVLAMFTFMMSWNDFLWPLIVLDAGNPTVQVALEKLQSGHYVDYSLVLAGTTLATIPVLIVFLLLGRHIVAGIMQGAVKG, encoded by the coding sequence ATGACCGCACTGGGACTGCGCTCGCGTCGCGGCGGTTCGCGCTTGTTCGTCTACGCCACGCTGGTCGCGTTCGTCCTCGGCTCGCTGTTCCCGTTCTACTGGTCGTTCCTGGTGGCCAGCCGCGACACCGGGATGCTGTCGGACCACCTGCCACCGGTGCTGCCGGGCGGGAACTTCTGGTCCAACGCGAGCCGGGTGTTCGACTCGGTGCCGTTCTGGAAGGCGCTGGGCAACAGCGTCATCGTCTCCGGCACGGTCACGGTGACGACGGTGCTGTTCTCGGCACTGGCCGGGTTCGCGTTCGCCAAGATGCGCTTCCGCGGCTCGAACGGGTTGTTCGCGTTCATCGTGGTGACGCTCGCCGTGCCCACGCAGCTCGGGGTGATCCCGCTGTTCATCATGATGTCCGAGCTGGGCTGGGCCGGGCACGTCCAGGCGGTGATCGTGCCGAACCTGGTCACCGCGTTCGGGGTGTTCTGGATGCGCCAGTACATCGTGGACGCCGTGCCGTACGAGCTGATCGAGGCCGCGCGCGTGGACGGGTGCAGCGTGTTCGGTACCTTCGTGCACGTCTGCCTGCCCGCGATCCGCCCGGCGGCCGCGGTCCTCGCGATGTTCACGTTCATGATGTCGTGGAACGACTTCCTGTGGCCGCTGATCGTGCTCGACGCCGGCAACCCCACCGTGCAGGTGGCGCTGGAGAAGCTGCAGAGCGGCCACTACGTCGACTATTCGCTGGTGCTGGCCGGGACCACGCTGGCGACCATTCCGGTTCTGATCGTCTTCCTGCTGCTCGGCCGCCATATCGTGGCCGGGATCATGCAGGGCGCGGTGAAAGGGTGA
- a CDS encoding carbohydrate ABC transporter permease, which translates to MTTVADQLPRQDSPREPAKPSLRHRLSRWDVTFSPYLYIAPFFVVFGLTGLFPLLYTGYVSLFDWEVGDDDPKFIGLANFTALLGDPQFWNAVVNTVSIFLLSSVPQVIIAVLLAALLSLRLRFPAGWRVGILLPYSASLVALGIIFANLFGPRYGLVNAMLEAVGLDRVEWQANRFASHLAIATMVNWRWTGYNALIVLAAMQALPRDVYEAAVVDGAGAVRRFFSITLPMLRPTLIFVVVTSTIGGLQIFTEPKLFDAMPGSNNGGSQHQFQTLTLYLYQSAFEGFDLGYASAIAWLLFLLIVLIALANFLITRRIATTTGPKR; encoded by the coding sequence ATGACCACCGTGGCCGACCAGCTCCCGCGGCAGGATTCGCCGCGGGAACCGGCGAAACCGTCGCTGCGGCACCGGTTGTCGCGCTGGGACGTGACGTTCTCGCCGTACCTCTACATCGCGCCGTTCTTCGTGGTGTTCGGCCTCACCGGCCTGTTCCCCCTGCTCTACACCGGCTACGTGTCGTTGTTCGACTGGGAGGTCGGCGACGACGACCCGAAGTTCATCGGGCTGGCGAACTTCACGGCCCTGCTCGGCGACCCGCAGTTCTGGAACGCGGTCGTCAACACGGTCTCGATCTTCCTGCTCTCCAGCGTGCCGCAGGTGATCATCGCGGTCCTGCTGGCGGCACTGCTGTCGCTGCGACTGCGGTTCCCGGCCGGCTGGCGGGTCGGGATCCTGCTGCCGTACTCGGCCAGCCTGGTCGCGCTCGGCATCATCTTCGCCAACCTGTTCGGCCCCCGCTACGGCCTGGTGAACGCGATGCTGGAGGCGGTGGGGCTCGACCGCGTGGAATGGCAGGCCAACCGGTTCGCCAGCCACCTGGCCATCGCCACGATGGTGAACTGGCGCTGGACCGGTTACAACGCCCTGATCGTGCTCGCGGCGATGCAGGCGCTGCCGCGGGACGTGTACGAGGCGGCGGTGGTCGACGGCGCCGGCGCGGTCCGCCGGTTCTTCTCGATCACCCTGCCGATGCTGCGGCCCACGCTGATCTTCGTGGTGGTCACCTCGACGATCGGCGGGCTGCAGATCTTCACCGAGCCCAAGCTGTTCGACGCCATGCCGGGGTCGAACAACGGCGGTTCGCAGCACCAGTTCCAGACCCTGACGCTCTACCTGTACCAGTCCGCGTTCGAGGGCTTCGACCTCGGGTACGCGTCGGCCATCGCGTGGCTGCTGTTCCTGCTGATCGTGCTCATCGCGCTGGCCAACTTCCTGATCACCCGGCGGATCGCCACGACGACGGGACCCAAACGATGA
- a CDS encoding helix-turn-helix domain-containing protein — MDAEPTVGAVIEQIGPRLRRARERKSVSLAELARRTGISTSTLSRLESGQRKPGLELLLPITAALGIPLDEIVAAPRIVDPRVPQEPTRKDGRVVVPLSRHQGEPRAYKLIIPAHDEEPHLRAHAGYEWVYVLRGRLRVRLGEHDFVMGAGEAAEFDCQIPHWFGAAGRGAVEVLSLFGKQGERIHLRTARR, encoded by the coding sequence GTGGACGCAGAACCAACGGTGGGTGCCGTGATCGAGCAGATCGGCCCCCGGCTGCGGCGCGCGCGGGAACGGAAGAGCGTCAGCCTGGCCGAGCTGGCGCGCCGCACCGGCATTTCGACCAGCACGTTGTCGCGGCTGGAGTCCGGTCAGCGGAAGCCGGGACTGGAACTGCTGCTGCCGATCACCGCCGCGCTGGGCATCCCGCTCGACGAGATCGTGGCCGCGCCGCGCATCGTCGACCCGCGAGTACCGCAGGAACCGACGCGCAAGGACGGGCGGGTGGTGGTCCCGCTGTCCCGGCACCAGGGCGAGCCGCGTGCGTACAAGCTGATCATCCCCGCGCACGACGAGGAGCCGCACCTGCGGGCCCACGCCGGTTACGAGTGGGTCTACGTGCTGCGCGGGCGGCTGCGCGTCCGGCTCGGCGAGCACGACTTCGTGATGGGCGCGGGCGAGGCCGCCGAGTTCGACTGCCAGATCCCGCACTGGTTCGGCGCGGCGGGCCGGGGCGCGGTCGAGGTGCTCAGCCTGTTCGGCAAACAGGGTGAACGCATCCACCTCCGCACCGCGCGGCGCTGA
- a CDS encoding YbjN domain-containing protein has product MLRGPDEGHSFAVRTFYDRRHAIEAKPHLLELVDDWNRRSLWPKVYSYTGDDGAVTLIGEAVMLIGAGVTLEHFVTSTAAWIRASVAFDGWLVEQHRLLADDT; this is encoded by the coding sequence ATGCTCCGCGGTCCGGACGAGGGACATTCGTTCGCCGTCCGCACCTTCTACGACCGCCGCCACGCGATCGAGGCCAAGCCGCACCTGCTGGAACTCGTCGACGACTGGAACCGCCGGAGCCTGTGGCCGAAGGTCTACAGCTACACCGGCGACGACGGCGCGGTCACGCTGATCGGTGAGGCGGTGATGCTGATCGGCGCCGGCGTCACCCTCGAGCACTTCGTCACCAGCACCGCGGCCTGGATCCGCGCGTCCGTCGCGTTCGACGGGTGGCTCGTCGAACAGCACCGCCTGCTGGCCGACGACACGTAG
- a CDS encoding extracellular solute-binding protein has protein sequence MRHLHKGVSLAIGLAVLGASLAACGGGGTAGSAGNGPIELSIGTFTEFGYEDLIPEYERLHPGIKITHHKTGEGGPYHQNLITKLAAGNGLEDVVAVEEGHFSDIIDKSSKFNDLTEIGPGNVTPDRWLTWKYEAGKDRDGRLIGYGTDIGPLALCYRKDLLQAAGLPADPEGVKTLFASWDSYFAAGDEYVARTGGKAWFDASSQLYNSMVNQLDTGYLDRGDKLTIETNPGIKAAWDRITGAIRRGQSAKLIAFGNEWKTGFQQGTFATTVCPSWMLGVVEENAGPGNAGKWAVTDAFPNGGGNWGGSYLTVPKQSKHPKEAAELAAWLTAPEQQLKAFQARGNFPSQVQALTSPQLLQRTEPYFGDVKVGQLYADQAKKVTRAQYKGPGDGHIQENVTSPALQAVEQGTPPDQAWQQVVDGAKRIVK, from the coding sequence GTGCGACACCTTCACAAGGGCGTGAGCCTCGCGATCGGACTCGCGGTGCTGGGCGCGAGCCTGGCCGCCTGCGGTGGCGGCGGGACCGCCGGATCCGCCGGCAACGGCCCGATCGAGCTGTCCATCGGCACCTTCACCGAGTTCGGCTACGAGGACCTGATCCCGGAGTACGAACGCCTCCACCCCGGCATCAAGATCACCCACCACAAGACCGGCGAGGGCGGGCCCTACCACCAGAACCTGATCACCAAGCTGGCCGCGGGCAACGGGCTGGAGGACGTGGTCGCGGTCGAGGAGGGCCACTTCTCCGACATCATCGACAAGTCGTCCAAGTTCAACGACCTCACCGAGATCGGGCCCGGGAACGTGACCCCGGACCGGTGGCTGACCTGGAAGTACGAGGCCGGCAAGGACCGCGACGGCCGGCTCATCGGCTACGGAACCGACATCGGCCCGCTCGCCCTGTGCTACCGCAAGGACCTGCTGCAGGCGGCCGGGCTGCCCGCGGACCCCGAGGGCGTCAAGACGCTGTTCGCCAGCTGGGACTCCTACTTCGCGGCGGGTGATGAGTACGTGGCGCGCACCGGCGGCAAGGCGTGGTTCGACGCGTCCTCACAGCTGTACAACTCCATGGTCAACCAGCTCGACACGGGATACCTCGACCGCGGCGACAAGCTGACGATCGAGACCAACCCGGGCATCAAGGCGGCCTGGGACCGCATCACCGGCGCCATCCGGCGCGGGCAGTCCGCGAAGCTCATCGCGTTCGGCAACGAGTGGAAGACCGGGTTCCAGCAGGGCACCTTCGCCACCACCGTCTGTCCATCGTGGATGCTCGGGGTGGTCGAGGAGAACGCCGGACCGGGCAACGCCGGCAAGTGGGCGGTGACCGATGCCTTCCCCAACGGCGGCGGCAACTGGGGCGGTTCGTACCTGACCGTGCCCAAGCAGAGCAAGCACCCGAAGGAGGCGGCGGAGCTGGCGGCGTGGCTGACCGCGCCGGAGCAGCAGCTCAAGGCGTTCCAGGCACGCGGCAACTTCCCCAGCCAGGTGCAGGCGCTGACCTCACCGCAACTGCTGCAGCGGACCGAGCCCTACTTCGGCGACGTCAAGGTCGGCCAGCTCTACGCCGATCAGGCCAAGAAGGTGACGCGGGCGCAGTACAAGGGACCCGGGGACGGCCATATCCAGGAGAACGTCACCAGCCCGGCGTTGCAGGCGGTGGAGCAGGGGACGCCGCCGGACCAGGCGTGGCAGCAGGTGGTCGACGGCGCCAAGCGGATCGTGAAATGA
- a CDS encoding GH1 family beta-glucosidase, which produces MSMSVVGEEVTAGLQFPPGFAWGASTAAFQIEGATTVDGRTDSIWDAFCRRPGAVAGGDTGEPAADHYHRFRADVALMAELGLGVYRFSLAWSRVRPDGGAPNPKGLDFYERLVDALLERGITPWATLYHFDLPQALEERGGWASRDTAYRFAEFAATAAGRLGDRVPFWSTLNEPWCSAFLGYARGLHAPGRQEPRAAVAAAHHLLLAHGLGLAEIRRAADVQAGITLNLYPVRAASGSAADADAARRVDGLQNRLFLDPVLRGRYPADLLADLEPFGLGSSIRDGDLALIGAPIDQMGVNYYRGYEVTGSLRPGVEPGGLEWVGADGIGFVPDAAASVTHSGWSVQPDGLTETLVRVHREYPAVPLYVTENGAAYDDAVRPDGWIDDTDRVEFLAAHLRAAHAALAQGVDLRGFSYWSLLDNFEWAEGYAKRFGLVHVDYRTQVRTPKRSARFYAQVIRDNAVPPVRG; this is translated from the coding sequence GTGAGCATGTCGGTTGTGGGCGAAGAGGTCACCGCGGGGCTGCAGTTCCCGCCCGGGTTCGCGTGGGGAGCCAGCACCGCGGCCTTCCAGATCGAGGGAGCGACCACTGTGGACGGTCGCACCGACTCGATCTGGGACGCGTTCTGCCGCCGTCCCGGCGCGGTCGCGGGAGGCGACACCGGGGAACCGGCGGCCGACCACTACCACCGGTTCCGCGCGGACGTCGCGCTGATGGCCGAGCTGGGCCTCGGGGTGTACCGGTTCTCACTGGCCTGGTCCCGGGTCCGGCCGGACGGGGGAGCGCCGAACCCGAAGGGGCTGGACTTCTACGAGCGGCTGGTGGACGCGTTGCTCGAGCGGGGGATCACCCCGTGGGCGACGCTGTACCACTTCGACCTGCCGCAGGCGCTGGAGGAGCGCGGCGGCTGGGCGTCGCGGGACACCGCGTACCGCTTCGCCGAGTTCGCGGCGACCGCCGCCGGCCGGCTCGGCGACCGGGTTCCGTTCTGGTCCACCCTGAACGAGCCGTGGTGCTCGGCGTTTCTCGGGTACGCCCGCGGTCTGCACGCGCCCGGACGGCAGGAGCCGCGGGCCGCCGTTGCCGCGGCGCACCACCTGCTGCTCGCGCACGGCCTCGGGCTCGCCGAGATCCGGCGCGCGGCGGACGTCCAGGCCGGGATCACCCTGAACCTGTACCCGGTGCGGGCGGCTTCCGGCTCGGCCGCGGACGCCGACGCCGCGCGGCGGGTGGACGGGCTGCAGAACCGGCTGTTCCTGGACCCGGTGCTGCGCGGGCGGTACCCGGCGGACCTGCTGGCGGACCTGGAGCCGTTCGGCCTCGGCTCGTCCATCCGCGACGGCGACCTGGCGCTGATCGGTGCGCCCATCGACCAGATGGGCGTCAACTACTACCGCGGCTACGAGGTCACCGGCTCGCTGCGGCCGGGGGTGGAGCCGGGCGGGCTGGAGTGGGTCGGCGCGGACGGGATCGGGTTCGTGCCCGACGCCGCTGCCTCGGTGACCCACTCGGGATGGTCCGTGCAGCCGGACGGGCTGACCGAGACGCTGGTGCGGGTGCACCGGGAGTACCCGGCGGTTCCGTTGTACGTCACCGAGAACGGCGCGGCGTACGACGATGCGGTGCGGCCGGACGGGTGGATCGACGACACCGACCGGGTCGAGTTCCTGGCCGCCCACCTGCGGGCCGCGCACGCGGCGCTCGCCCAGGGCGTGGACCTGCGCGGGTTCTCGTACTGGTCGCTGCTGGACAACTTCGAATGGGCCGAGGGCTACGCGAAGCGGTTCGGGCTGGTGCACGTCGACTACCGCACACAGGTCCGCACCCCGAAGCGGAGCGCCCGCTTCTACGCGCAGGTGATCCGGGACAACGCGGTGCCGCCGGTGCGCGGGTGA
- a CDS encoding PP2C family protein-serine/threonine phosphatase — protein sequence MHRLATGPRWGAATARGPRSVNADATAAYTDPSTGEVVFALADGVGDDRTAARAARIAVSTAVRVPASQGPAAALAAAQRAVRAEPGGDCVLVVAMPVDGGYRAGWVGDVRAYAWDGDSLRQLTRDHTLAQYFRERGQVTTPRMEHLVTTSVRTARPAEFGAAEALVPAGLLLTSDGVHKTLTRAAMAELLRLPENGAHDLVTAALAAGSQDNATALMADLAPRLPGAATPLPTVAPGLTGFAG from the coding sequence ATGCACCGCCTCGCCACCGGCCCCCGGTGGGGCGCCGCCACCGCCCGCGGACCCCGCTCGGTGAACGCCGACGCCACTGCCGCATACACCGACCCCAGCACCGGCGAAGTCGTGTTCGCGCTGGCCGACGGCGTCGGCGACGACAGGACCGCGGCCCGGGCCGCGCGGATCGCCGTGTCGACCGCCGTCCGGGTGCCCGCCTCACAGGGGCCGGCCGCCGCGCTGGCGGCCGCGCAACGGGCGGTCCGGGCCGAGCCGGGTGGTGACTGCGTGCTGGTGGTCGCGATGCCGGTGGACGGTGGCTACCGGGCCGGGTGGGTCGGGGACGTGCGGGCCTACGCCTGGGACGGCGACTCGCTGCGGCAGCTCACCCGGGACCACACGCTGGCGCAGTACTTCCGCGAGCGCGGCCAGGTCACCACCCCCAGGATGGAGCACCTGGTCACCACCAGCGTGCGGACGGCACGCCCGGCCGAGTTCGGTGCCGCGGAGGCGCTCGTCCCCGCCGGTTTGCTGCTGACCAGCGACGGCGTGCACAAGACCCTGACCCGCGCCGCGATGGCCGAGCTGCTGCGCCTGCCGGAGAACGGTGCGCACGACCTCGTGACCGCCGCACTGGCCGCGGGGAGCCAGGACAACGCGACCGCCCTGATGGCCGATCTGGCGCCGCGCCTGCCCGGGGCGGCCACCCCGCTGCCCACTGTCGCCCCCGGCCTGACAGGATTTGCGGGATGA
- a CDS encoding sensor histidine kinase has product MTPRHPAHRRGPRRARPLRTRLIAALVALPAVVCLVVGVISEFALSRFLTQQVDAQVRDAVERTRHLDDPRDGDPLRLPGTATGTLYARLSGGQVREAATLGQVPGSPENEARALPAADAAVLPTVPVDGHPHTISLSGGDYRVSATVDGGTVLIVGLPMHQAEETLVTVGVSLGAVAAVAVLGAGLLGAVVVRRTLRPLDRVAAAAAQVTELPLDRRDVALPVRVPLTGTDPATEVGQVGHALNQMLVHIDHALDARANSERRVRQFVADASHELRTPLAAIRGYAELTRRSNGRVPPEIAHAMRQVESAADRMTALVDDLLLLARLDAGRPLETAEVDLTRLAADAVGDAQIAGPRHRWRLDLPPDPVVVTGDAQRLRQVLANLLAGGRTHTPPGTTVTTRLVALAGDAVAVLTVTDDGPGIPADLLPHVFERFARGEASRSNPGGSTGLGMAIVAAVVHAHHGTVEVRSRPGRTEFEVRLPRTGSAQHHHNDGQARPVKVSS; this is encoded by the coding sequence ATGACCCCGCGCCACCCTGCCCACCGGCGGGGACCACGGCGCGCCCGGCCGCTGCGCACGAGGCTGATCGCGGCGCTCGTCGCGCTGCCGGCCGTGGTGTGCCTGGTGGTCGGGGTGATCAGCGAGTTCGCGCTGAGCAGGTTCCTCACCCAGCAGGTCGACGCGCAGGTGCGCGACGCGGTCGAGCGGACCCGGCACCTCGACGATCCCCGGGACGGTGACCCGCTGCGCCTCCCGGGTACCGCCACCGGCACGCTCTACGCGCGGCTGTCCGGCGGCCAGGTCCGCGAAGCCGCCACGCTCGGCCAGGTACCGGGCTCCCCGGAGAACGAGGCCCGGGCGCTGCCGGCCGCCGACGCGGCGGTGCTGCCGACCGTCCCGGTGGACGGGCACCCGCACACGATCTCGCTGTCCGGCGGCGACTACCGGGTGAGCGCCACCGTCGACGGCGGCACGGTGCTGATCGTCGGCCTGCCGATGCACCAGGCCGAGGAGACGCTGGTGACCGTCGGCGTCAGCCTCGGCGCGGTGGCCGCGGTCGCCGTGCTCGGCGCGGGGTTGCTGGGCGCGGTGGTGGTGCGCCGCACCCTGCGCCCGCTCGACCGCGTGGCCGCCGCGGCGGCGCAGGTCACCGAGCTGCCGCTGGACCGCCGGGACGTCGCCCTGCCGGTGCGGGTCCCGCTGACCGGCACCGACCCGGCCACCGAGGTCGGCCAGGTCGGGCACGCGCTCAACCAGATGCTCGTGCACATCGACCACGCGCTGGACGCGCGCGCCAACAGCGAGCGGCGGGTGCGCCAGTTCGTCGCCGACGCCAGCCACGAGCTACGGACGCCACTGGCCGCGATCCGCGGCTACGCCGAGCTGACGCGGCGGAGCAACGGCCGGGTGCCGCCGGAGATCGCGCACGCGATGCGCCAGGTCGAGTCCGCGGCGGACCGGATGACAGCACTGGTCGACGACCTGCTGCTGCTCGCCCGCCTGGACGCCGGCCGGCCGCTGGAGACCGCCGAGGTCGACCTGACCCGGCTGGCGGCGGACGCGGTGGGCGACGCCCAGATCGCCGGGCCGCGGCACCGGTGGCGGCTCGACCTGCCGCCGGACCCGGTCGTGGTCACCGGCGACGCCCAGCGGCTGCGCCAGGTGCTGGCCAACCTGCTCGCGGGCGGCCGCACCCACACCCCGCCCGGCACGACCGTGACCACCCGGCTGGTGGCGCTCGCCGGTGACGCCGTGGCCGTGCTGACCGTCACCGACGACGGTCCCGGCATCCCGGCCGACCTGCTGCCGCACGTGTTCGAACGCTTCGCGCGTGGGGAGGCGTCCCGGTCCAACCCGGGCGGGAGCACCGGTCTCGGCATGGCGATCGTCGCCGCCGTCGTGCACGCCCACCACGGCACGGTCGAGGTGCGCAGCAGGCCCGGCCGCACCGAGTTCGAGGTGCGCCTGCCGCGCACAGGGTCCGCACAGCACCACCACAACGACGGCCAAGCTCGCCCGGTCAAGGTGAGCTCATGA
- a CDS encoding NAD(P)/FAD-dependent oxidoreductase, with the protein METTLWDSVIVGGGAAGLSAGVALARARFATLVVDSGDPRNGPAAHMHGYLTRDGMAPKEFLATGQEEFARYGGFLEHASVVRAHRAADGTFELRLGDDRVLRARSVLVATGLTDELPDIPGLAQRWGRDVHHCPHCHGYEVRDQAIVVIGNAHVAGLLRRQSSSVTLCGAELGDAERQRLTAYGVRVVDARVTRATGDVELDNGETIPCDAIFVAPTPVPRDAILTALGATRDPGTGLVAVDARGATSVPGLWAAGNVVSPRAQVVAAAGAGCTAGIGLCAWLLEHELAGAGH; encoded by the coding sequence ATGGAGACAACACTGTGGGACAGCGTGATCGTGGGCGGTGGGGCCGCCGGCCTGTCGGCGGGTGTGGCACTCGCGCGGGCGCGGTTCGCCACCCTTGTGGTGGACTCGGGCGACCCGCGCAACGGGCCGGCCGCGCACATGCACGGCTACCTCACCCGGGACGGCATGGCGCCCAAGGAGTTCCTCGCGACCGGGCAGGAGGAGTTCGCCCGCTACGGCGGCTTCCTCGAGCACGCCTCGGTGGTGCGGGCGCACCGGGCCGCGGACGGCACGTTCGAGCTCCGCCTGGGCGACGACCGGGTGCTGCGTGCCCGGTCGGTGCTGGTCGCGACCGGCCTGACCGACGAGCTGCCGGACATCCCGGGGCTGGCGCAGCGGTGGGGGCGCGACGTGCACCACTGCCCGCACTGCCACGGCTACGAGGTGCGCGACCAGGCCATCGTGGTGATCGGCAACGCGCACGTCGCCGGGCTGCTGCGCCGGCAGAGCTCCTCGGTGACGCTCTGCGGCGCCGAACTCGGTGACGCCGAGCGGCAGCGGCTCACCGCGTACGGCGTGCGCGTGGTCGACGCCCGCGTCACCCGCGCGACGGGGGACGTCGAACTCGACAACGGCGAGACCATCCCGTGTGACGCGATCTTCGTGGCGCCCACCCCGGTGCCGCGCGACGCGATCCTGACCGCACTGGGCGCGACCCGGGACCCGGGTACCGGGCTCGTCGCCGTGGACGCCCGCGGCGCCACGTCCGTCCCCGGGCTCTGGGCGGCCGGGAACGTCGTCAGCCCGCGCGCCCAGGTCGTCGCCGCGGCGGGTGCGGGCTGCACCGCCGGCATCGGCCTGTGTGCGTGGCTGCTGGAGCACGAGCTGGCCGGAGCCGGCCACTAG